In Janthinobacterium rivuli, a single genomic region encodes these proteins:
- the cysW gene encoding sulfate ABC transporter permease subunit CysW — protein sequence MSTNTTAAAGVDKALPTARRFEPNVGPVVLEPLWVRTVLISIALLFLTAFLIVPLVAVFAEAFKKGWEAYIAAIIDPDAISAIKLTLITAAIAVPLNLVFGVAASWCIAKFEFRGKSILLTLIDLPFSVSPVISGLIYVLMFGAQGWFGPWLQAHDIKILFAVPGIVLATIFITFPFVARELIPLMQSQGSEEEEAAIVLGASGWNTFRRVTLPNIKWGLLYGVILCNARAMGEFGAVSVVSGHIRGETNTMPLQVEILYNEYNFAAAFAVASLLALLALVTLALKAFIEWRLNESDADDSALRSTEH from the coding sequence ATGAGTACGAATACGACTGCCGCCGCTGGCGTGGACAAGGCGCTGCCGACGGCGCGCCGCTTCGAGCCGAACGTCGGCCCTGTCGTGCTGGAACCATTGTGGGTGCGCACGGTCTTGATCAGCATCGCCTTGCTGTTCCTGACGGCCTTCCTCATCGTGCCCCTGGTGGCCGTGTTTGCGGAAGCATTCAAGAAGGGCTGGGAAGCGTACATCGCCGCCATCATCGATCCGGACGCGATTTCCGCCATTAAATTGACCCTGATCACGGCCGCCATCGCCGTGCCGCTGAACCTGGTATTCGGCGTGGCCGCTTCCTGGTGCATCGCCAAGTTCGAATTCCGCGGCAAGAGCATTTTATTGACCCTGATCGACTTGCCGTTTTCCGTTTCCCCGGTGATTTCCGGCCTGATCTATGTGCTGATGTTTGGCGCCCAGGGCTGGTTCGGCCCGTGGCTGCAGGCGCACGACATCAAGATTTTGTTCGCCGTGCCCGGCATCGTGCTGGCCACCATCTTCATCACCTTCCCGTTCGTCGCGCGTGAACTGATTCCGCTGATGCAGTCGCAGGGCAGCGAAGAGGAAGAGGCCGCCATCGTGCTGGGCGCTTCGGGCTGGAATACGTTCCGCCGAGTCACCTTGCCGAACATCAAGTGGGGCCTGCTGTATGGCGTGATCCTGTGTAATGCCCGCGCCATGGGCGAGTTCGGCGCCGTGTCCGTCGTCTCCGGCCATATCCGAGGCGAAACCAACACCATGCCGCTGCAGGTGGAGATTCTGTACAACGAGTACAACTTCGCCGCCGCGTTTGCCGTCGCCTCCCTGCTGGCCTTGCTGGCCTTGGTGACCCTGGCCTTGAAAGCTTTCATTGAGTGGCGTTTGAACGAGAGCGACGCCGACGATTCCGCCTTACGTTCTACGGAGCACTGA
- the cysT gene encoding sulfate ABC transporter permease subunit CysT, with the protein MPGFKLSLGFTLFYLALIVLIPLSSVFLKTFTMTWDAFFSAVTSDRVMASYRLTFGASLIAALLNVVFGGILAWVLVRYKFPGKRIIDALVDLPFALPTAVAGITLTALYSSNGWFGQFIEGVLGIKVAFTPLGVVVALTFIGLPFVVRTVQPVLEDAEKELEEAAASLGANSLQTFIRVIFPTILPSLLTGFALAFARATGEYGSVIFIAGNMPMVSEITPLFIITKLEQYDYAGATAIAVVMLVVSFLLLLTINLLQAWTRGKAKKS; encoded by the coding sequence ATGCCGGGGTTTAAGCTGTCACTGGGCTTCACGCTCTTTTACCTGGCCTTGATCGTTCTCATTCCGCTGTCGTCGGTGTTCCTGAAAACGTTCACCATGACATGGGACGCCTTCTTCAGCGCCGTCACGTCCGACCGCGTGATGGCGTCTTACCGCCTGACGTTTGGCGCCTCGCTGATCGCCGCCCTGTTGAACGTGGTGTTTGGTGGCATCCTGGCCTGGGTGCTGGTGCGCTATAAATTCCCCGGCAAGCGCATCATCGACGCGCTGGTCGACTTGCCGTTCGCCCTGCCGACGGCCGTGGCCGGCATCACCCTGACGGCTTTGTATTCGTCGAACGGCTGGTTCGGCCAGTTCATCGAAGGCGTGCTGGGCATCAAGGTGGCGTTCACGCCGCTGGGTGTGGTGGTGGCGCTGACCTTCATCGGCTTGCCCTTCGTCGTGCGTACCGTGCAACCGGTGCTGGAAGACGCGGAAAAGGAACTCGAAGAAGCGGCCGCCAGCCTGGGCGCCAATTCATTGCAAACGTTTATCCGCGTCATCTTCCCCACCATCTTGCCGTCCTTGCTGACGGGCTTTGCGCTGGCCTTCGCCCGCGCCACGGGCGAGTACGGTTCCGTGATCTTTATCGCCGGCAATATGCCGATGGTGTCGGAAATCACGCCGCTGTTCATTATTACCAAATTGGAACAATACGATTACGCAGGCGCCACGGCCATCGCCGTGGTGATGCTGGTGGTCTCCTTTTTGCTGTTGTTGACGATTAACCTGCTGCAAGCATGGACGCGCGGAAAGGCGAAGAAATCATGA
- the pbpG gene encoding D-alanyl-D-alanine endopeptidase, with protein MAKFKLALGILASLLFALAPAAAVHAKEANGKSSASKKHNTKKVKVVLRKGATAAPRDKTVRRVVMVRGKRKVIYQKVSSVAVPMAAPMPTMGDLAGLNLTRDPLDLKSSVALVLDQANAEVLFEKNSNVALPIASITKMMTGLVVVEARQDMDEVLTITDEDVDRAKFSSSRLKVGSQLTRANMLHIALMSSENRAASALGRNYPGGLPAFVDAMNSKARQLGMMDTHYVDSSGLSKMNVASARDLGKLAMAAFRHPLLREYSTDPKAIVEASGQPMQFGNTNHLVANPGWEIGLQKTGFINEAGRCLMMQAVIEGRAVIMVFLDSKGKQSRTADAGRMRKWLEALKPANMSLPGG; from the coding sequence ATGGCTAAGTTTAAACTTGCGCTGGGTATCCTGGCTTCCCTGCTGTTTGCGCTGGCGCCGGCTGCGGCCGTGCACGCCAAGGAAGCGAACGGCAAATCCTCAGCCTCCAAGAAACACAACACCAAGAAAGTCAAAGTCGTGCTGCGCAAGGGCGCGACGGCCGCGCCGCGCGACAAGACCGTGCGCCGGGTCGTCATGGTGCGCGGCAAGCGCAAAGTCATCTATCAAAAAGTCAGCAGCGTGGCCGTGCCCATGGCCGCACCGATGCCGACCATGGGCGACCTGGCCGGCCTGAACCTCACGCGCGATCCGCTCGACCTCAAGTCCAGCGTGGCGCTGGTGCTGGACCAGGCCAATGCGGAAGTGCTGTTTGAAAAGAATTCCAATGTGGCCCTGCCCATCGCCTCCATCACCAAGATGATGACGGGCCTGGTGGTGGTCGAAGCGCGCCAGGATATGGATGAAGTGCTGACGATCACGGACGAGGACGTCGACCGCGCCAAGTTCAGCAGCTCGCGCCTCAAAGTGGGGTCGCAATTGACGCGCGCGAATATGCTGCACATTGCCCTGATGAGCTCGGAAAACCGCGCCGCCTCGGCGCTGGGCCGCAATTATCCGGGCGGCTTGCCCGCGTTTGTCGACGCCATGAACAGCAAGGCGCGCCAGCTGGGCATGATGGATACGCATTACGTCGATTCCAGCGGCCTGTCGAAAATGAACGTGGCCAGCGCGCGCGACTTGGGCAAGCTGGCCATGGCCGCCTTCCGCCATCCGCTGCTGCGCGAGTATTCGACGGACCCGAAAGCCATCGTCGAAGCCAGCGGCCAGCCGATGCAGTTTGGCAATACGAATCACCTGGTGGCCAATCCGGGCTGGGAGATCGGCTTGCAAAAGACAGGTTTCATCAATGAGGCGGGACGTTGCCTGATGATGCAGGCCGTCATCGAAGGACGGGCCGTGATCATGGTCTTCCTCGATTCCAAGGGAAAACAGTCGCGTACGGCCGATGCGGGACGCATGCGCAAGTGGCTGGAAGCCCTCAAGCCTGCCAACATGAGTCTGCCAGGCGGCTAA
- a CDS encoding RBBP9/YdeN family alpha/beta hydrolase, producing MALRSFSDYRVLIVPGLHNSGPEHWQSRWQRLYPQFERVEQDDWNEPDLATWSARLDQVRRQDARPTLIVAHSFGCLTTAHSLARDPQGVAGVLLVGPADPDKFGVAKALPQKRLPCPGILIASQTDPWMTAEHAAQWARRWNCKYIDGGALGHINAESRLGDWVYGQAQLQTLFDLAQSDKRHRQAA from the coding sequence ATGGCGCTGCGCAGCTTTTCCGATTACCGGGTACTGATCGTGCCGGGCTTGCATAACAGCGGTCCCGAGCATTGGCAGAGCCGCTGGCAGCGCCTGTATCCGCAATTCGAGCGGGTCGAGCAGGACGACTGGAACGAACCCGACCTGGCCACCTGGTCGGCGCGCCTGGATCAGGTGCGTCGGCAAGATGCAAGACCAACCCTGATCGTCGCCCACAGCTTCGGCTGCCTGACGACGGCGCATAGCCTGGCCCGCGATCCGCAGGGCGTGGCCGGCGTGTTGCTGGTGGGGCCGGCCGACCCGGACAAGTTTGGCGTGGCGAAGGCATTGCCGCAAAAGCGGCTGCCTTGCCCCGGCATCCTGATCGCCAGCCAGACCGATCCGTGGATGACGGCCGAACACGCGGCGCAGTGGGCACGGCGCTGGAATTGCAAGTATATTGATGGCGGTGCGCTGGGCCATATCAACGCCGAGTCGCGCCTTGGCGACTGGGTCTACGGCCAGGCGCAGCTGCAAACACTGTTTGATCTGGCGCAAAGCGACAAGCGCCACCGTCAGGCAGCCTGA
- a CDS encoding phasin family protein, with the protein MFSIPEQFSSATKANLEAQFALFSSLTGKAFEGIEKIVELNLTAAKATLEESTAAAKQLLSAKDPQEFFSLSAAQAQPGAEKAIAYGRHLAAITSGTQAEFSKAAESQIAETNRKVLSLVEEVTKNAPAGSENAVAILKSAIGNANAGYEQFSKTSKQAVEAIEANLASAVNQFTQAAEKVVPRAAAK; encoded by the coding sequence ATGTTTTCAATTCCTGAGCAATTCTCGTCCGCTACCAAAGCCAACCTGGAAGCCCAATTCGCCCTGTTCTCGTCGTTGACGGGCAAAGCTTTCGAAGGCATCGAAAAGATCGTCGAACTGAACCTGACCGCTGCCAAGGCAACGCTGGAAGAATCGACCGCCGCCGCCAAGCAATTGCTGTCGGCAAAAGATCCACAAGAATTCTTCTCGCTGAGCGCTGCTCAAGCCCAGCCTGGCGCCGAAAAAGCCATCGCTTACGGCCGTCACCTGGCTGCCATCACGTCCGGCACGCAAGCCGAGTTCAGCAAAGCTGCTGAATCGCAAATCGCTGAAACCAACCGTAAAGTCCTGTCCCTGGTGGAAGAAGTCACCAAGAACGCGCCAGCCGGTTCGGAAAACGCCGTCGCCATCCTGAAAAGCGCCATCGGCAACGCCAATGCAGGCTACGAGCAATTCTCGAAAACCAGCAAGCAAGCCGTCGAAGCCATCGAAGCCAACCTGGCATCGGCCGTGAACCAGTTCACGCAAGCGGCTGAAAAAGTCGTGCCGCGCGCTGCCGCCAAGTAA
- a CDS encoding sulfate ABC transporter substrate-binding protein → MLSKKIIIAAAISAFALLQTAQAADITLLNVSYDPTRELYQDVNTAFAKEWKGKTGDNVKIKQSHGGSGKQARAVIDGLEADVVTLALAYDIDALAEHKLLAADWQKRLAHNSSPYTSTIVFLVRKGNPKGIKDWNDLIKPGVSVITPNPKTSGGARWNHLAAWGYALRQPGGNEAKAKDFLGKLYKNVPVLDSGARGATTTFVERGIGDVLIAWENEAYLAVKELGPTKFDIITPSVSILAEPPVAVVDKFADKHGTRKVAEAYLNYLYTDEAQDIIAKNYYRPATDKAAKKYASQFAKVNLFTIEQVAGGWTTAQKAHFADGGIFDQIYQPK, encoded by the coding sequence ATGCTGTCGAAAAAAATCATCATTGCCGCCGCCATCAGCGCGTTTGCCCTTTTGCAAACGGCGCAGGCTGCCGATATCACCCTGCTCAACGTGTCGTATGACCCGACGCGCGAGCTGTACCAGGATGTGAACACGGCGTTTGCCAAGGAGTGGAAAGGCAAGACGGGCGACAACGTCAAGATCAAGCAATCGCACGGCGGTTCCGGCAAGCAGGCGCGCGCCGTCATCGATGGCCTGGAAGCGGACGTGGTCACGTTGGCCCTGGCCTACGACATCGACGCGCTGGCCGAGCACAAGCTGCTGGCCGCCGACTGGCAAAAGCGTTTGGCGCACAACAGCTCGCCTTACACCTCGACCATCGTGTTCCTGGTGCGCAAGGGCAACCCGAAAGGCATCAAGGACTGGAATGACCTGATCAAGCCGGGCGTGTCCGTCATCACGCCGAACCCGAAAACTTCGGGCGGCGCCCGCTGGAACCATCTGGCCGCGTGGGGCTACGCGCTGCGCCAGCCGGGCGGCAACGAAGCGAAAGCCAAGGATTTCCTCGGCAAGCTGTATAAAAACGTGCCCGTGCTCGATTCCGGCGCGCGCGGCGCCACCACCACCTTCGTTGAACGCGGCATCGGCGACGTGCTGATCGCCTGGGAAAACGAGGCGTATCTCGCCGTCAAGGAACTGGGCCCGACCAAGTTCGACATCATCACGCCATCCGTCAGCATCCTGGCCGAGCCGCCCGTCGCCGTCGTCGACAAGTTTGCCGACAAGCACGGTACGCGCAAGGTGGCCGAGGCTTACCTGAATTACCTGTACACGGACGAAGCGCAAGACATCATCGCCAAGAATTACTACCGTCCGGCAACGGACAAGGCGGCGAAGAAATACGCATCGCAGTTCGCCAAGGTCAACCTGTTCACCATCGAGCAAGTGGCGGGCGGCTGGACGACGGCGCAAAAGGCGCACTTTGCCGACGGCGGCATCTTCGACCAGATCTACCAGCCTAAGTAA
- a CDS encoding ABC transporter ATP-binding protein: MNKNVLKVSGLHVAYGGIKAVKGIDLEVNQGELIALIGANGAGKTTTLKAITGTLPECKIEGTISYLGESLKGTKSFHLVERKLAMVPEGRGVFTRMSIRENLMMGAYTRTDKAGVEDDIARWFDVFPRLKERAAQMAGTLSGGEQQMLAMARALMSHPKLLLLDEPSMGLSPIMVEKIFEVIRKVSSEGITILLVEQNARLALQAAHRGYVMDSGLVTMGGNAAAMLDDPRVKAAYLGE, encoded by the coding sequence TTGAACAAGAATGTATTGAAGGTATCGGGCCTGCACGTGGCCTACGGCGGCATCAAGGCCGTGAAAGGCATCGACCTGGAAGTCAACCAGGGCGAGCTGATCGCCCTGATCGGCGCGAATGGCGCCGGCAAGACGACGACCTTGAAAGCCATCACGGGGACTTTGCCTGAATGCAAGATCGAGGGCACGATCAGCTACCTGGGCGAATCGCTCAAGGGCACGAAATCATTTCACTTGGTGGAAAGAAAGCTGGCCATGGTGCCGGAAGGGCGGGGGGTGTTTACCCGCATGTCGATCCGCGAAAACCTCATGATGGGCGCCTACACGCGCACGGACAAGGCCGGTGTCGAGGATGACATCGCCCGCTGGTTCGATGTCTTTCCGCGCCTCAAGGAACGGGCGGCGCAGATGGCCGGCACCCTGTCGGGCGGCGAGCAGCAGATGCTGGCCATGGCGCGCGCCCTGATGAGCCATCCTAAGCTGCTGCTGCTCGACGAGCCCTCGATGGGCTTGTCGCCCATCATGGTCGAGAAAATCTTCGAAGTGATCCGCAAGGTGTCGTCCGAGGGCATCACGATCTTGCTGGTCGAACAGAACGCCCGTTTGGCCCTGCAGGCGGCGCACCGCGGCTATGTGATGGATTCCGGCCTGGTGACCATGGGCGGCAACGCGGCCGCCATGCTCGACGATCCGCGCGTCAAGGCGGCGTATCTGGGGGAGTAA
- a CDS encoding sulfate/molybdate ABC transporter ATP-binding protein translates to MTIAVKNINKRFGDFVALDNISLDFPAGELTALLGPSGCGKTTLLRIIAGLEHPDSGQVLLDAEDASNRHVRERQVGFVFQHYALFKHMTVFENVAFGLRVKSRSERPSEDQIRRKVKDLLELVQLDWLADRYPPQLSGGQRQRIALARALAVEPRVLLLDEPFGALDAKVRKELRRWLRRLHDDLHVTSIFVTHDQEEALEVADQVVLMNKGTVEQLGSPEQVYNHPASPFVYGFLGNVNLFHGRVHDGVMATGDASFEVPDYAGVSDSKGTAYVRPHDLEIDRYTQGAEGIVVKLSRAHAIGPLAQLDLQRVDNSELIEAVMSNERFTHLQLKEGETLVVRPKRLHVFVEPTRT, encoded by the coding sequence ATGACCATCGCAGTTAAAAACATCAATAAACGTTTCGGTGATTTCGTCGCCCTCGACAATATCTCGCTGGACTTTCCCGCCGGCGAATTGACGGCCCTGCTGGGCCCGTCGGGCTGCGGCAAGACCACCTTGCTGCGCATTATTGCCGGTCTGGAACACCCTGATAGCGGCCAGGTGCTGCTCGATGCGGAAGACGCGTCGAACCGCCACGTGCGCGAGCGGCAAGTCGGTTTCGTCTTCCAACACTATGCGCTGTTCAAGCACATGACCGTGTTCGAGAACGTGGCCTTTGGCTTGCGCGTGAAGTCGCGCAGCGAGCGCCCGTCGGAAGACCAGATCCGCCGCAAGGTGAAAGATTTGCTGGAACTGGTGCAGCTGGACTGGCTGGCCGACCGCTATCCGCCGCAGCTGTCGGGCGGGCAACGCCAGCGCATCGCCCTGGCGCGCGCGCTGGCTGTCGAGCCGCGCGTGCTGCTGCTCGACGAACCGTTCGGCGCGCTTGACGCCAAGGTGCGCAAGGAATTGCGCCGCTGGCTGCGTCGCCTGCATGACGACTTGCACGTGACCAGTATTTTCGTCACGCATGACCAGGAGGAAGCGCTGGAAGTGGCGGACCAGGTCGTACTGATGAACAAGGGCACCGTCGAGCAACTCGGTTCCCCAGAGCAAGTTTACAACCATCCGGCTTCGCCCTTCGTGTATGGCTTCCTGGGCAACGTCAACCTGTTCCACGGCCGCGTGCATGACGGCGTGATGGCGACGGGCGACGCCAGCTTCGAGGTGCCCGATTACGCAGGCGTGAGCGACAGCAAGGGCACGGCCTACGTGCGTCCGCATGACCTGGAAATCGACCGCTACACGCAGGGTGCGGAAGGCATCGTCGTGAAACTGAGCCGCGCGCATGCGATCGGTCCGCTGGCCCAGCTGGACTTGCAGCGCGTCGATAACAGCGAGCTGATCGAAGCTGTGATGTCGAACGAGCGTTTTACCCATCTGCAACTGAAAGAAGGCGAAACCCTGGTGGTTCGCCCGAAACGCCTGCACGTGTTCGTTGAACCGACAAGAACCTAA
- a CDS encoding diacylglycerol kinase, translating into MQPVNEFKSKSGLKRIFSAFFYSLDGLKAAWCHEHAFRQELGLFVVGTVIALLLRISAFEKLVLIGVLLLVLIVELINSAIEAVVDRISLERHPLSKNAKDFGSAAVLLTCILAFATWAVVLFNRFY; encoded by the coding sequence ATGCAACCTGTAAATGAATTCAAAAGTAAAAGTGGCTTGAAGCGGATCTTTTCCGCCTTTTTCTACTCGCTCGATGGCTTGAAAGCGGCCTGGTGTCATGAGCATGCGTTCCGCCAGGAACTGGGCCTGTTCGTCGTCGGCACGGTGATCGCCTTGCTGCTGCGCATCTCCGCGTTTGAAAAGCTGGTGCTGATCGGCGTGCTGTTGCTGGTCTTGATCGTGGAACTGATCAATTCGGCAATCGAAGCCGTGGTCGACCGCATTTCGCTGGAACGCCATCCGCTGTCGAAAAACGCCAAGGATTTCGGCAGCGCCGCCGTGCTGCTGACCTGCATCCTGGCCTTCGCCACCTGGGCCGTGGTCCTGTTCAACCGGTTCTATTAA
- a CDS encoding peroxiredoxin — MTLRLGDVAPDFEQDSSIGPLKFHEWAGNSWVVLFSHPADFTPVCTTELGLTAKLKPEFDKRNVKAIALSVDAAESHKSWIKDIEETQNTVVGFPIIADVDKKVSVLYDMIHPEQSVTATVRSVFIVDPNKKVRLILTYPLSTGRNFNEILRVIDALQLTDGYTVATPGNWKDGDDVIIPLTVQDPDVIKQKYPKGFTAAKPYLRLTPQPNK, encoded by the coding sequence ATGACTTTACGCCTGGGCGATGTCGCCCCTGATTTTGAACAAGACAGCTCGATCGGCCCGCTCAAGTTCCACGAGTGGGCTGGCAATTCCTGGGTGGTGCTGTTTTCCCACCCGGCCGACTTTACCCCCGTCTGCACGACGGAACTGGGCCTGACGGCCAAGCTCAAGCCTGAATTCGACAAGCGCAACGTGAAGGCCATCGCCCTGTCGGTGGATGCGGCCGAGTCGCACAAGAGCTGGATCAAGGATATCGAAGAGACGCAAAACACGGTCGTGGGCTTCCCCATCATCGCCGACGTCGACAAGAAAGTGTCGGTGCTGTACGACATGATCCACCCGGAACAGTCCGTCACGGCCACCGTGCGCTCCGTCTTCATCGTCGACCCGAACAAGAAAGTACGGCTGATCCTCACGTATCCGCTCAGTACGGGCCGCAACTTCAATGAAATCCTGCGTGTCATCGACGCTTTGCAACTGACGGACGGCTACACGGTGGCCACCCCAGGCAACTGGAAAGACGGCGACGACGTCATCATTCCATTGACCGTGCAGGATCCGGACGTGATCAAGCAGAAGTATCCGAAGGGGTTTACGGCTGCCAAGCCATACCTCCGTCTGACGCCGCAGCCAAATAAATAA
- a CDS encoding IclR family transcriptional regulator, whose protein sequence is MKIEPVAAPKTTIQVIERMVALLDALAKYSDPVSLKELSKVSGLHPSTAHRILNDMVLTRFVDRIEPGTYRLGMRLLELGNVVKSRLSVREAALDFMRQLHKKTQQTINLSVRQGDEIVYIDRAFSERSGMQVVRAIGGRGPLHLTSTGKLFLSVDEPKAIRAYATRTGLAGHNKNSITDLQKLERELSLVRERGYARDNEELELGVRCMAAGIRDDTGKLIAGLSISAPADRLQDEWLVDLVETANQISVTLGFIPQD, encoded by the coding sequence ATGAAAATTGAACCGGTCGCTGCCCCGAAGACAACGATACAGGTGATCGAACGCATGGTCGCCCTGCTCGATGCCCTGGCCAAATATTCCGACCCGGTCAGCCTGAAGGAATTGTCAAAAGTTTCCGGTTTGCACCCCTCCACGGCGCACCGCATCCTCAACGACATGGTACTGACGCGCTTTGTCGACCGCATCGAACCAGGTACCTACCGGCTGGGCATGCGCCTGCTGGAACTGGGCAATGTGGTGAAAAGCCGCCTCAGCGTGCGCGAAGCGGCGCTGGACTTCATGCGCCAGCTGCACAAGAAAACCCAGCAAACCATCAACCTGTCCGTGCGCCAGGGCGACGAGATCGTCTACATCGACCGCGCCTTTTCCGAGCGCTCGGGCATGCAGGTGGTGCGCGCCATCGGCGGGCGCGGTCCGCTGCACCTGACTTCGACAGGTAAATTATTCCTCTCCGTCGACGAGCCGAAAGCCATCCGCGCCTACGCCACGCGCACGGGCTTGGCCGGACACAACAAGAATTCCATCACGGATCTGCAAAAGCTCGAGCGCGAGCTGAGCCTAGTGCGCGAGCGCGGCTATGCGCGCGACAATGAAGAGCTGGAACTGGGCGTGCGCTGCATGGCCGCCGGTATTCGCGACGATACAGGCAAGCTGATCGCCGGCCTGTCGATCTCGGCGCCAGCCGACCGCTTGCAGGATGAGTGGCTGGTGGACCTGGTGGAGACGGCGAACCAGATTTCAGTGACGTTGGGGTTTATTCCTCAGGACTAA
- a CDS encoding nitroreductase, giving the protein MSKQASTIQSAQQAVDAVILSRRSIRAFLPTPVAQDEIARILEVAARAPSGANMQPWKVYVLSGEARLRLSQRILAAYDAPKAPDAPARTASYIYYPRQWTAPFIERRRKIGLDLYQLLGLERGDTAGMAAQHGRNFQFFDAPVGLIFTIERVLEQGSWLDYGMFLQNIMLAARARGLDTCPQAAFIHYHDIIRDELGVPASEMVVCGMALGHADPDKVENRLNTEREPLAGFVKFMDK; this is encoded by the coding sequence GTGAGCAAACAAGCATCCACCATACAGTCGGCGCAGCAAGCCGTCGACGCGGTCATTCTGTCGCGCCGTTCGATCCGCGCCTTTTTACCCACGCCGGTGGCGCAGGACGAGATCGCGCGCATCCTGGAAGTGGCGGCGCGCGCGCCCTCGGGCGCCAACATGCAGCCGTGGAAAGTGTATGTGCTGTCGGGCGAGGCGCGCCTGCGCTTGTCGCAGCGCATCCTGGCCGCCTACGACGCGCCGAAGGCACCCGATGCGCCCGCGCGCACGGCCTCGTATATCTATTACCCGCGCCAGTGGACGGCGCCGTTCATCGAGCGCCGCCGCAAGATCGGTCTGGACCTGTACCAGTTGCTGGGCCTGGAGCGGGGCGACACAGCCGGCATGGCGGCCCAGCACGGGCGCAATTTCCAGTTTTTCGATGCGCCCGTCGGGCTGATCTTTACCATCGAACGGGTGCTGGAGCAGGGTTCCTGGCTTGACTACGGCATGTTCTTGCAAAACATCATGCTGGCGGCGCGCGCGCGCGGGCTCGACACCTGCCCGCAGGCGGCTTTCATTCATTACCATGACATCATCCGCGACGAGCTGGGCGTGCCGGCCAGCGAAATGGTGGTGTGCGGCATGGCTCTCGGCCATGCGGATCCGGACAAGGTCGAGAATCGGCTGAACACGGAACGCGAGCCGCTGGCCGGCTTTGTTAAATTCATGGACAAATAG
- a CDS encoding DMT family transporter, with product MSNLPAAAGASGKASLLTTLTPMALPGFFVLLWSTGFIVAKFGLPYAPPLTFLLLRFLGVLVILLPLVLLLRAPWPVGQFRQIAVAGILMQAGYLAGVWCAIKLGMPAGLSALIVGMQPVLTACAAPLIGESVRPRQWLGLFFGLLGVALVVYAKINLVGLTVESVLLCVFALLSMTAGTMYQKRHCPQFDLRTGTVVQFAASIVVVLPFALYYEGLDLHFSNVQWTANFIGALLWSVLVLSIGAIFLLFALIRRSDATKVTGLLYLTPPTTAVMAWLMFGEAFNMLGIAGMLVAVVGVVFVVKK from the coding sequence ATGTCCAATCTTCCCGCCGCGGCTGGTGCCAGCGGCAAAGCCTCTCTTCTGACCACTCTGACGCCGATGGCCTTGCCTGGCTTCTTCGTGTTGTTATGGAGCACAGGTTTTATCGTCGCCAAGTTCGGCTTGCCGTATGCGCCGCCGCTGACCTTTTTGCTGCTGCGCTTCCTGGGCGTGCTGGTGATCCTGCTGCCGCTGGTGCTGCTGTTGCGCGCGCCGTGGCCCGTGGGCCAGTTCCGCCAGATCGCCGTGGCCGGCATTTTGATGCAGGCCGGCTATCTGGCCGGCGTCTGGTGCGCCATCAAGCTGGGCATGCCGGCCGGCCTGTCTGCGCTGATCGTCGGCATGCAACCCGTGCTGACGGCCTGCGCCGCGCCCCTGATCGGCGAATCCGTGCGTCCGCGCCAGTGGCTGGGCCTGTTCTTCGGCTTGCTGGGCGTGGCCCTCGTCGTGTATGCGAAGATCAACCTCGTGGGCCTCACGGTGGAAAGCGTGCTGCTGTGCGTGTTCGCGCTGCTGTCGATGACAGCCGGCACCATGTACCAAAAACGCCACTGCCCGCAATTCGACTTGCGCACCGGTACGGTGGTGCAGTTTGCCGCCTCCATCGTCGTGGTCTTGCCCTTCGCCCTGTATTACGAAGGGCTGGATCTGCATTTCAGCAACGTGCAATGGACGGCGAATTTCATCGGCGCCTTGCTGTGGTCGGTACTCGTGCTGTCCATCGGCGCCATCTTCCTGCTGTTCGCCCTGATACGCCGCAGCGACGCGACGAAAGTGACGGGCTTGCTGTACCTGACACCGCCCACGACGGCCGTGATGGCCTGGCTGATGTTTGGCGAAGCCTTCAATATGCTGGGCATCGCCGGCATGCTGGTGGCCGTGGTCGGTGTGGTATTTGTCGTCAAGAAGTAG